From the Betaproteobacteria bacterium genome, the window TTCGAGGGAAGTGTTGCCTCCGTAAGACTCGGCACTGCTTCGTTGAACCTTGTAATCGACCGCGTGGTGCCATAACCCAGGCGGTCTACTTCGCAGTTGCCTTCGCGTGATAGCTCCACGTACCGGCCAGCGCGCCCACAATGCCCTTGGGCAGGAAGACGATGAACAGCACGAGCATCAAGCCGTAGAGGGCCGTATCGAGGCCGTGGATGGCGTTACCCCACACAATCCGCAGCGATTCGGCAAGCATCAAGGTAAAGATCGCTCCAACGGTGGGTCCCAGGCGAACGAACATGCCACCAGCAATGGCGCCAAACACCATTTGCAAGCTCACACCGATTCCGCAAACCGTCTCCGGATTGACGTAGAGTTGGTATTGGGCGTACATCACACCTCCCACGCATGTCAGCATTGCCGAGAGCAACGTTACGCCGAGCTTGAGTTTCGTGACGTTGATGCCCACCGACGCGGCAGCCTCTTCTTCTTGGCTGATGGCCTCAAGTGCCAGCCTGGCCATGGAACGGTCCACCTGCCCCCACACCCATAGGCCGAAAATCCAAAGTGCCAGCATGATATAGAACCAGGTGAATTTGGATGAGAACTGCATCGCGCTTAGCGATGCCACGCGATCCGCCAAGGCGGTTCGCGGGGTGATGCCGAGCGAGCCTCCGGTTTGGTCACGCAACGCGACGATGATCATGCGCGCCACTTCGGAAAGGGCAAGAGTGACGAGCGCGAAGTAATGGCCGACAATCTTGAGGCGAAAGCAGGGATAGCCGATCACGAAGGCCACGCCGGCGGCTACGGCAAGTGATAGGGGCAACCCGATCCAGGGCGAGAGGCCATAGTGATTCCAACCCATTACCACGCCGTAGGCGCCAATCCCCAAGAAGGCGCCGTGGCCAAGGCTCACCATGCCCAGCCGCCCCATGATCGCCCAACTTGTATAAACGAATCCCCATAACAAGCACATGATGACCAGGTGCAGCGGGTAGTCTCCGATTCCACTTAACGGAACCAGCGCCAGGGCCGCTACGCCCAGCCAGGGGAGAATGCGTCTCACGATTTCCTTCCCAGTAAGCCTTGGGGGCGCCAGAACATAGCCGCGATGAAGAACACAAAAGCGATCACGTATCCCCACTCCAGATGGAAGAAGTAACCGCCCACGGCGATGAATTGCGCGAAGATGAACGCGGCGATGAAACCGCCGATCATGTTTCCCAACCCTCCCAGTACACAGACAAGAAAAGAGACCGGCCCGAAGGAAAGGCCGATTCCGGGATGAATGTCGTATTGCAATACCAGCAAGCACGCCGCCAGGCCCGCGAGGCTGCCGCCCATGGCGGAGGTCACAATAAAGATCCAGTTGGCGTCCACCCCCATGAGGGGCATGATGCCGCGGTCTTGCGAGATGGCGCGAATGGCGGTGCCGAGGTAAGTGCGCGTCAAGAAGAAATACAAGGCGAGCATGGTGGCGAGTGCGATGAGGAAGGCGATGATGCGCGCAAGGCTGAGCGAGAGTTCGCCGAGTGCCACGGGTGGCAATTGAATACCGAGATTCTTGAATTCGATGCCGAAGGCCAAGGTGGCGGCACCTTGCAAGAAAAACAGCACGCCACCGGTGACAAGCAATTGGTTGATGGGCTCAGCCGTGAGTACAGGCCGAATGACGAACTGATGCAACGCCGCTCCCATCACCGCGACAAGCGACATACACGCCGGAAACGCCAGCCATAGAGGCCAGCCAAATACCGTGTGTAAGTAGTACACCGCATACATGCCCACCATGACCAATTCGGCGTAGCAGATCCAGACCACGTCGATGACACCTAAGACCAGGTTCAAGCCCAGGGACAAGAGTGCTAGGATGCCGCCTAGTAGCACGCCGTTGAGTACCGCCTCCAGCAGGAACACATCGAAGATTTCGTTCATAGGCCCAGGTACGCCTTTTTGACTTCGTCTTTCCGCGCGAGCTGCGCGGCGGCGCCGCTTGCCTTGATGCGGCCAGTTTCCAGAAGATAGGCGCGATCCGCGAGCTTGAGCACTTGCTGAACATTCTGCTCGACGATCAGCACCGTGTAGCCCTCCTTGATCATGGTGCGCACGGCCTCGAAGATCGATTGCACCACCACGGGTGCGAGTCCGGCCGAAGGCTCATCGAGCAGCAGCAAGCGCGGGCCTGACATGAGCGCGCGGCCGATGGCGCACATCTGTTGCTCGCCTCCCGATAGAGTGCCGGCGGGTTGCAGGCGCCGTTCCTTCATGCGCGGAAACAGCTCGTACACACGCGCCAGGCGCTCGGCGAATTTTTCTCGGGCCGCGGGACAAAACGCGCCGATACGCAAGTTATCCTCGACGCTCAAGCGCGGAAACAGGCGGCGGTTCTCCGGGACGTGCGCCATGCCGTGGCCCACCACTTGGTGCGCCGGTATCCGATTCAAGGCGGTGCCATCGAGGACCATGCTGCCGGAGGTCGTATCGATCAAGCGCGAGATCACGCGCAGCAAGGTGGTTTTCCCCGCGCCATTGGGGCCGATGACCGCGACGGTCTCCCCGGCATTGACGGCAAGGGTGACGTCGAAGAGCACCTGAAATCCGCCGTAGCCCGCGCATACGTTGGTTAGGGTGAGCACGGCTTAGCGATCCTTTCCAGCCACGCTAGCTTGCACTTCCACAGCATCGGTGCCCAGATAGACCTCGATGACCTTGGGATCGTGCGCGATCTCTTGAGGAGTGCCTTGAGCCACGATTTCTCCGTGATCCAGCACCACGCAGCGATCGGCGACGCGCATCAACACGCCCATGATGTGCTCGACCCAAATAATGGTGATGCCATGTTGCGTGCGGATTCGGTGCAACATGTCCGCTGCTTGGTCCATTTCGTGTTCGTCGAGGCCTCCCAGGGACTCGTCCGCGAGCAGCAGTTTGGGCTCCGTGGCCAGCGCACGCGCAAGCTCCAGTTTCTTTAATCCCGCGGCACCGAGAGCTTCGGTGCGCGCGTGCGAGTCCGAGGGTAGATTGACAAGTTGGAGTATCTCCGCCGCTCTCCCGAAGGCGCGCTCGCGCGAAGGGCGTTTTTGGGCCCCGTAATGCGCGGCGAGTGCTACATTTTCCAACAGAGAAAGCCTGTGGAAGGGCCGGGGAATTTGATGGGTACGAGCAATCCCCTCGTGCGCCACGCGGTAAGGCGGATATCCCGCGATCTCACGTCCTTGAAAACGCACGCAACCGGCCGACGGAGCCAGTGCACCGGCGATTAAATTGAAGGTCGTGCTCTTTCCGGAACCGTTGGGGCCAATGAGCCCCAGGATCTCTCCCTCTCTAACGTCGAAGGAAATCCCGTTGACGGCGGTGAATCCGCCGAAGCGCTTGGTCAACCCGCTGACGGATAGCATGACTCTTAAAGCCTCGCCCTTTCTCCTTACTGATTGGAAAACCGGTGCGTCTTGGGCCAGGGAAACACCGGTTCCGCGGTGCGCAGCTTGGCGGGCCACACGACCTTTGCATCGCCGCCAACGTATTGCGTGATCACGGGGTAGGAGCGTTCGTTTTGTCCCGACATCGAGTGGCCGGGCGCGTGGAATTTCACGCCATAACCTTGGATGGTGCCACCATCCGGGATGTCCGTATCCAGGGCTGCTTTGCGCAGGGCCTCCGGATCGATACCTTTGTATTTCTCGATGGCGCGCGGCAGCACGCCGGTTAAGAAGATCCACGTTTGGTTGAATCCCATGGAAACATGAGGAGGAATTTCGTCCGCCTTGGTTTGAGCCTTGTAGCGCTTGATCATCTCGGCGGTCAGTTTCACAAGCTCGGGCAATAGCGCCTTGGGATTGAGATGTTGCGCGGCGGGCGGGTCGACGCTCATGATGTTCTCGGCATCCGGGCCAAGGGCCTCATGCAGTTTGTCGAATTGGCTGTAGCCGGCGCCATGGCCAATAAGCGCCGCCCACTTCAAACCTTGTTCGCGTGCTTGGCGCCAAAACAACGTAATGTCCGGGTTGTAGCCCGTGTGCAAGATCACGTCGGCACGCGCGCGGCGAAGCTTGGTGATGAGGCTCGATAGGTCCGGCGCGGTGGCCGAATAGCCTTCCTTCAGCGCGATCTGGATTCCGAGCTTCTTGCAGACTTCCTCGTTGGCCGCGGCCACGCCGGATCCATAGGGACCGTCTTCGTACAAGATGGCGACCTTGACATCCTTCGGCTCCTTGTTGAGTTTCGTCTTGGCGTTTTCGGCGATGAACATGCAGGAGGCCGCGCCGAATTGATCGGTGTGTGCTTGCGGCCGGAAGACATAGCGCAGGTTCTTGTCCTTGAATACCGCGGAGGCTGTACAAACGTTAGCCCACATGAATTTCTTGGCGGCATCTACTTTTTGCGCCATGGGAACGCAGTGCGCGCTCGAATAAACGCCCATGATCAGATTTACTTTTTCCTGGTCTAGAAGGCGCGTGGCTTCGTTGATGGCAACCTCGGCTTTGGATTGCGCGTCGGCGTAAATCGCGTTGATCTTATAACCGGAAACGCCGCCGCGCTCATTAATCATGTCGATGGCGATCTTCGTTCCGAGGGCGGCCGCCTGCGATCCGCCTGCGGCAAACGGGCCGCTATAGTCGTAAATGACGCCGATCTTCACTTCCTGCGCCACGGCGCCAAGGCCCGCGCACGTCGCGGCCAGCGCAATGGCGAATCTCGATAAACTTCCGCCCATGATCATCCTCCCCGG encodes:
- a CDS encoding branched-chain amino acid ABC transporter permease codes for the protein MRRILPWLGVAALALVPLSGIGDYPLHLVIMCLLWGFVYTSWAIMGRLGMVSLGHGAFLGIGAYGVVMGWNHYGLSPWIGLPLSLAVAAGVAFVIGYPCFRLKIVGHYFALVTLALSEVARMIIVALRDQTGGSLGITPRTALADRVASLSAMQFSSKFTWFYIMLALWIFGLWVWGQVDRSMARLALEAISQEEEAAASVGINVTKLKLGVTLLSAMLTCVGGVMYAQYQLYVNPETVCGIGVSLQMVFGAIAGGMFVRLGPTVGAIFTLMLAESLRIVWGNAIHGLDTALYGLMLVLFIVFLPKGIVGALAGTWSYHAKATAK
- a CDS encoding branched-chain amino acid ABC transporter permease; amino-acid sequence: MNEIFDVFLLEAVLNGVLLGGILALLSLGLNLVLGVIDVVWICYAELVMVGMYAVYYLHTVFGWPLWLAFPACMSLVAVMGAALHQFVIRPVLTAEPINQLLVTGGVLFFLQGAATLAFGIEFKNLGIQLPPVALGELSLSLARIIAFLIALATMLALYFFLTRTYLGTAIRAISQDRGIMPLMGVDANWIFIVTSAMGGSLAGLAACLLVLQYDIHPGIGLSFGPVSFLVCVLGGLGNMIGGFIAAFIFAQFIAVGGYFFHLEWGYVIAFVFFIAAMFWRPQGLLGRKS
- a CDS encoding ABC transporter ATP-binding protein produces the protein MLTLTNVCAGYGGFQVLFDVTLAVNAGETVAVIGPNGAGKTTLLRVISRLIDTTSGSMVLDGTALNRIPAHQVVGHGMAHVPENRRLFPRLSVEDNLRIGAFCPAAREKFAERLARVYELFPRMKERRLQPAGTLSGGEQQMCAIGRALMSGPRLLLLDEPSAGLAPVVVQSIFEAVRTMIKEGYTVLIVEQNVQQVLKLADRAYLLETGRIKASGAAAQLARKDEVKKAYLGL
- a CDS encoding ABC transporter ATP-binding protein, whose translation is MLSVSGLTKRFGGFTAVNGISFDVREGEILGLIGPNGSGKSTTFNLIAGALAPSAGCVRFQGREIAGYPPYRVAHEGIARTHQIPRPFHRLSLLENVALAAHYGAQKRPSRERAFGRAAEILQLVNLPSDSHARTEALGAAGLKKLELARALATEPKLLLADESLGGLDEHEMDQAADMLHRIRTQHGITIIWVEHIMGVLMRVADRCVVLDHGEIVAQGTPQEIAHDPKVIEVYLGTDAVEVQASVAGKDR
- a CDS encoding ABC transporter ATP-binding protein; its protein translation is MIMGGSLSRFAIALAATCAGLGAVAQEVKIGVIYDYSGPFAAGGSQAAALGTKIAIDMINERGGVSGYKINAIYADAQSKAEVAINEATRLLDQEKVNLIMGVYSSAHCVPMAQKVDAAKKFMWANVCTASAVFKDKNLRYVFRPQAHTDQFGAASCMFIAENAKTKLNKEPKDVKVAILYEDGPYGSGVAAANEEVCKKLGIQIALKEGYSATAPDLSSLITKLRRARADVILHTGYNPDITLFWRQAREQGLKWAALIGHGAGYSQFDKLHEALGPDAENIMSVDPPAAQHLNPKALLPELVKLTAEMIKRYKAQTKADEIPPHVSMGFNQTWIFLTGVLPRAIEKYKGIDPEALRKAALDTDIPDGGTIQGYGVKFHAPGHSMSGQNERSYPVITQYVGGDAKVVWPAKLRTAEPVFPWPKTHRFSNQ